The Helianthus annuus cultivar XRQ/B chromosome 11, HanXRQr2.0-SUNRISE, whole genome shotgun sequence region TCACCTCCGGTTCGTTCTTTTCAATTTCTCTTTTTATTTACTAATTTTGTGTAGTACAGTATGTATAAGCATGTATATTTGTAggtttgttatttttattttgtgtTGAACTGTATTTATACATATATGTTTGTagtttatttttttcaattttgtgTTGAACTGCATGTATATGGGTAGGTTTATGGAAATTGGGGAGTCAAATAGATGGCTAATGGATATTTCTTGTAGTGAAATACTTGTAATCGTACTTTATTCAGGGTCGGCTCTGTTAGGAATAATCTTGATCGGGTCATCGGTACGGGTTGGATAATTTGAACGGGTCAAAGTAGCTGATTATATTCAGCCGTCAGTTTGTTTTTAATACGTTTTTATTAAGTTTAGTTAGAGTTAATGTGATGGGTATATGCAATAACTTTTGTTTTTTAAGCAAAGGGCGAAACAATCAATAGAGGGTATATGCAGTAACTTATGGTTTAGAGCAATACATGATATGGACTTTGGAGTTGGTCAGTCAATAGCTGCACTTTCATATAATTTGTTTAGTTTATGTTTGAGGTCAATTCATGGTGCTTATAGCAGTTTGCAATAATTTATAGTTTATGCGAATCAAGTATCCTTGTTGTATGAAAAAAAATACCCATTTGTTTGTTGATCCAGCATCCACATATTATACAAACTAATATCTTTGTTAAGTTATTCATGTGTGAAACTAATCAGCTATCAAAGATATTGTGGGAAGTGCCTATTATATTGCACCCGAAGTCTTGAAGAGAAAATACGGACCAAAAGTTGATATATGGAGTATTGGGGTCATGCTACATATTCTTCTGAGGGGAGTTCCGCCTTTCTGGGCAGGTGATAATTTTCATGGTTTCTTGATTCATTAAGCCTAGAAAGATTAATAATTCAGTGAACTAATAAGAAATACATGTGGTGATACAGAACCTGAGCACAGGATATTCAATGCAATCTTGAAAGGGCACGCCGATTTCACGAGTGATCCGTGGCCTTCCATATCTCATCAGGCCAAAGATCTTGTAAAGAAGATGTTGACTTCAAATCCCAAGCAAAGGTTAACAGCTCATCAAGTTCTTTGTAAGTACTAATCTGAAATGGAAATTTATATAgtaattgaaaaataaaaatggtaCAGTATGCATATTATGTAATGAGGGAACCCTGTTAAATACCAATGCTTTGATAAATGTTATCTTCAATGTCGTTTTTCTATGTTTATCGGTGCATCCGTGGATTAAAGAATATGGAGAAGCACCCGATACACCACTTGATAACGCGGTCCTTGGAAGGCTAAAACAGTTTAAAGCTATGAATAACTTTAAGAAAGTTGCACTTCGGGTACTTTATAACTGTGGATATAGAGAAAGGAATGCAAGATGCGGAGGTAAACAGTTAATTCATGGTTAAgatactttattatttttatatataaacttgctGGTTGTAATTGATTGTTAAAAATGGTTCTGATGATTTTATCATGGCAGGAAGTGGTCTTTTATGAGGAGTGTGAACCAATTATAGATGTGTTGGTTAATCTTGACGGGTTCAAAGCGGGTCATGGATACGGGTCGAAAATGGATATGGGTCAGCAGGAAGTTTGTTTATTGAGTCACATGTTAATTGTATTTTTAATTAGTCGTGGGTAAGTTTAGTGGGTCAAGAAAACGTGGCATAAATATAGGAGTCTTAGGAGATAATTTGTTACATAGTTAGTTTGTTTAGAGGTCTATTTAATGTAAATTTCCAATCAATGAAAGGTGTGGGTTTGAAGCAGTAAAATAAGTTTCCTATTCGTGAGTTTATCtttgtgtatttttgtgttttgaAGCTTTGAAacccaacaattggtatcagagctccagGCTCATACCGTGGGTTTagtgtaacaccacgtaaaaacacGTCCAATTATTCATGGACACGTATCATAAAGCCTCGGTGATGTGAAAGATCTAGTTaaaggactaaatttgacaaactgagAAATTATGTTTCGAAAGGACTTATGATAACAACATGCCAATCTTAACTTTCTGACTTAAACATTGATAAAAAGTTATTAAGAAGGTTAAACTCAGATATTAATAGTAAGGTATAATTCAAGAGTGTTGTAATTCATTCAAAGAGTCGACAAAACTCCATGTTAGGACAACTCCTTCAAATCCAAGGAAACACATTTGCATGGTATTATATTGGGCATTCAGAACTGGTCATTTGGACTATTGCACAGGATTATGGGGTCAAGATTCGGTCATTGAAGTGCATGGTGAAAGGTATAAAAGTTgtaaaatttttgtcctctggtcatcggatacggaccgtatagccctaggcttacggtccgcaaaggTGTATCTGGGCGATGAGTTTCAggttcggttacggaccgtaaaaCAATTAgatatacggtccgtaagcattggttacggaccgtaagagaGATCCTCTACGGTCCGTAAGGACGTCGCTGGGCAGAATGTTTGGACAGGTGTGAGTTAAgctgtttaaccgacttaaacATGTAAAATTCAATACCAGAGATTAATGGACGGTAAAAataaaccactaggacacctggggtgatcctagggccATCCATAACAGCTGGGCAAGATCTAAGAGTCCataaattagtataaatagcccTTGATATGAAGTTTCAAAAACTCACATCTTTACAACAATCAAATTTACTGAACTCTGGAGCTCTCAAGGACTTGGAGAAGActatcaagtgtagaaaagatagcctGGACCTttagtaagcttctaattactCCTCTAAGTAGATTAATTAGtttaattgcttaaaagtcaaacttagtgtataatcagtttgactttcgttttgtttacatgtggcttaaccactgatcaaattgaaagtggttatgaaaccaccttagtataggtgattaacccctgaaagggtgtctcctaattatctcgtttgactggttaattgtcgggtcaaagtagtttgacaaaaagtcaaactggacagaattaACTAAATTGATTAAAATTAACAAACCAAAGGTTCTAAATTATAATATAACATTTTAATGACTCGGTAATGaatatataaacatgttttaacagtcctaatccgacaattaatcctctaagggcagattataaccgaaagtcgcaaaagcttgacttttgctaagactttcagttctgacccattcaaacttatttcttccatgttttaagcttccattaggaccacattgcATTGTAGTATaacctctggagttatattgcttgGCGCCTAATCGTTTGTACTTTATactcttgatcgtaattatgctcataaatgcctaaaatgccctttttgcataAAAACAAGATTTTTAGCAATATGAATGaactaaaacctttattactgatatttagtcatgtcccgaaaatttgacatcagtttgaggtttagaatgagagttatgctcaatagcgtaattaagggtCTTCTTAGTAATTATAAAGCGTAACTAGCATAAGGcccatctaaacccgatttttaaCACCAAACTCataacctactgatgttaaataatattttgggatttctaaagatttttatttatttttaagctgaacTTAATATAAGATTATAGCCTAGTTTCGGTAATTACCGATTATTCCCTTTGCAcgtataaaatgagttttacataactttttgaagccaaactttttgctactgatcctAAATGATAAATGAGttattttgaaccttataaactgaccaaaaatactagatttcctatttttaccatattagccctttaaatcgcatatttagcatttttagcacctagtatgggtcaagACTATATCTATCATATAAAACTcataacctactgatgtttttaaactaatatacataatattacagtaagctaatgttttaaactcagaaacCTATTTTTAACCTTTAAAAGCCTATgtaaaaattaccaaaatacccttatgggacttgttttggtttaaattgcttttgggcataaatattaatatattgcTGATATATTGATATACTTTGAGCATAATTATAATTAAGACCTGcatataattcatttggttacccgttacgcaattatgcgttcggatcggttacGTGACTaatttacgtaaaatagccgaaacgtgCTAAACCTTATTATCTAATTCTCATTtttcagaatgtatttagtttacccatattatacaagtattcaaacttgttgggtctaaatcacattctattccggtctccgcttgATCTAGCGttagaaccgtaaggtttccttctagctagccggtctaagtctttgactgtataacgacccgttagcatcctaatagataaattaaaccttctatacagatttataGCTTCCAGTAGAAAGTGCCCTATCAAGAAACTTAGGAAATTACTGctacatcaggtaaatacttttaacttattttccctatacgggcttgggatacggtatattaataccgcttggtcgggtatgggattatttagtcggattgtgatttaataaatccgcataacccgttttaatccgtattatttgataacataaacatttgggggttaacgaccgtgtcctggatatccttggctcatttaagttaataatggccacgacctatgcacggggtgcaggcatgcacccgacagatgcaaatgctatatattaaaattttccacaagttggggataactcctttgtgggttctttaagtggtgagtcagttaatcatgtccggcttataaaccggccccacatgtatgacaaatAAGTAAAGCTGTATACAAGATCGAAAtgaagattgtcccaagttataaatgatttgtgccttgAGCACCTAAACCAAATTTTCTTAAacgttttcaaaacgagtcagttaaattgtatttaccagtgtatactgacgtattttcctaaagattgattgacaggtacttctcgtaataggctggagctgtagggtgtcatagaggatcttgcaaatccattagatacccggagtctgtagcttttgtttttctttgtactttatgatccgcctgtggatcttattacattcccgTCTGTAATATTCATATACTCAAACAtacagacagtatggtttgtaatagttaatttcccagccttccgctgtgctataatattgtgtgtgtgttgacaatgatgatatctactacgtcacgatactccccaccgggcccaccggtaatacgtggaatattggggtgtgacatttagtatcagagccaacattgagtgaattaaacactaaccttttgtgtttaatctcaatgacacaataagcacattccttagactctcgagtctaggcaaatgacctaggatGCATCTTTACTTTCTTTCGttgtttttatgttttgttttattttgttttcttgtttaagCAGGAATAGTCATTATGCCTCCAAGAGTTCGAGGACGTGGCAAGGGTCCTATGCGTGGAGGACCACCTTCAGCAGGACCGTCCCATAGGCGCACTCCCTCGGCGTCTTTCTCCTCTTCTGATTCACGTGACTTGTGGGGTCAACCAATTGAGCCAGCAAGGCATTCTGCCTCGCTAAGCTCATCACCTTCTTTTCACCCGTCCTTTGGACTACTTACTCCTATTGAACCTCAACAGTCGCATCACTCCCAACAATCTCACCACTCTCAAGAATCCTACCATTCGCATCATTCGTTACAATCCCACTCTTTTCACCATTCTAAGTCTCTATACTCTCCAGGACAGTTCAACCCCGCCGATTATGTCAATGACTTTCTTGGTTATAACCTATTGGGCCCTGAGGATCATTTCTCTCAGGAAATGGAGACAGATGATGACCCCGATCCGGAAATGCAAACAGGAACCCCGGGTCACCCTATTAGTATATCTAGTGGGTCTCCGTTTCAAGGATCACCATACAGTGGACCTGACTCATTTCAGGAGAGGATGGCTACCTACGACTGGTTCTTTACCCCATCTTACCATAGCTCTCCAGCCCAACCACCTTTGGACGATCCTCAACTTCAAGctgtctcaccaccaccactcccgaTAGAGGAGCCACCGCAGCAGCCACCGCCACCTCCCGAGCCTCCTAGGCAAAGGAGGAACGCCCGCATGTCCGTTAGAGGAGGACCCCGTTTTAGTTCTCCTCGTGGTTCGAGTTCCTATCCCCCTATTCCAGAGGACCCCCAGTT contains the following coding sequences:
- the LOC110888992 gene encoding extensin-like; protein product: MPPRVRGRGKGPMRGGPPSAGPSHRRTPSASFSSSDSRDLWGQPIEPARHSASLSSSPSFHPSFGLLTPIEPQQSHHSQQSHHSQESYHSHHSLQSHSFHHSKSLYSPGQFNPADYVNDFLGYNLLGPEDHFSQEMETDDDPDPEMQTGTPGHPISISSGSPFQGSPYSGPDSFQERMATYDWFFTPSYHSSPAQPPLDDPQLQAVSPPPLPIEEPPQQPPPPPEPPRQRRNARMSVRGGPRFSSPRGSSSYPPIPEDPQLGGPSNVAPEANPPQASFAPSLPPVGFDNPIPTYPDPSGYNPFENPTGYPSDYASQDPYLTTAQYHHLYPSTYPSMHPTVFPGPSYQYPSYQPPPSQQLQQQQQTQEILERLDKVENKAKKNKERHTSFMKGLANLIKGKKK